The Williamsia sp. DF01-3 genome has a window encoding:
- a CDS encoding precorrin-8X methylmutase, with protein sequence MYTYIRDGAEIYRQSFATIRAESDLAEFDDDLSQVVVRMIHACGQVDLTDDVRASPGLVTAARGALDAGAPVLCDANMVASGVTRKRLPADNDVLCLLTDPATPQLAVDLQTTRTAASVELWRPRLEGAVVAIGNAPTALFALLELIDAGGPRPAAVIGAPVGFIGAAESCAALAERDGIEFLTVLGRRGGSAITAAAINALASTVE encoded by the coding sequence ATGTACACCTACATCCGTGACGGCGCAGAGATCTACCGTCAGTCGTTTGCGACCATCCGCGCCGAGTCCGATCTGGCCGAGTTCGATGACGATCTGTCCCAGGTCGTCGTGCGGATGATTCATGCCTGCGGTCAGGTGGACCTCACCGACGATGTGCGCGCATCCCCGGGGCTCGTCACGGCGGCGCGCGGCGCGCTGGACGCCGGCGCCCCCGTGCTGTGCGACGCGAACATGGTTGCGTCCGGAGTCACCCGCAAACGTCTGCCTGCCGACAACGATGTGCTCTGCCTGCTGACCGACCCGGCGACGCCGCAGCTGGCGGTCGACCTGCAGACCACCAGAACCGCTGCATCGGTGGAATTGTGGCGGCCTCGACTGGAAGGCGCGGTTGTGGCCATCGGAAACGCGCCGACGGCTTTGTTCGCCCTGCTCGAACTGATCGATGCCGGCGGGCCTCGACCTGCCGCTGTGATCGGGGCCCCGGTGGGTTTCATCGGCGCCGCCGAGTCGTGTGCAGCGCTGGCCGAGCGAGACGGCATCGAATTCTTGACCGTGCTCGGCCGCCGCGGCGGCTCGGCCATCACGGCTGCAGCCATCAACGCGTTGGCATCGACGGTGGAGTGA
- the cobG gene encoding precorrin-3B synthase — MSRPADRCPGVFSAHPAADGHLARIRLPGGRITPAQLQALVVVADEFGDGHMELTSRGNLQLRGIADVAGAADMIVDADLIPTPSHERVRNLQLSALSGRRGGLLDGRPVLDRLDVALRGDNVLAALPARFLFGVDDGRGDVLAEAPDVGVVAVDSEHLDLVVAGNTTGRQVTAGRAAATMLDVAHAFLTDRADEWRVQDLDASPSITELLEGLPRTRPHTPPTPPSEPLVGWLAQDDDLISLGSVVPHGRLSARIAEFLAAIERDIYLTPRKEILVCDLTDGMADTVVRVLAPMGLIFDATSPWTRVSACSGLPGCDKSHADVRGDLEQYLAIGDQSVDNREHWVGCERGCGSPHAAHIRVQATPAGYERRAF, encoded by the coding sequence ATGTCCCGTCCCGCCGATCGTTGTCCGGGCGTGTTCTCGGCGCATCCCGCAGCCGATGGTCATCTGGCGCGTATCCGACTTCCCGGCGGCCGGATAACCCCCGCCCAGTTGCAAGCTCTGGTCGTGGTGGCGGACGAGTTCGGGGACGGGCACATGGAACTCACCTCGCGCGGGAATCTGCAGCTACGCGGAATAGCGGACGTGGCAGGCGCTGCCGACATGATCGTCGACGCGGATCTCATCCCGACGCCGAGTCATGAACGGGTGCGCAATTTGCAACTGTCGGCGTTGAGTGGTCGCCGCGGCGGGCTACTCGACGGCCGACCGGTTCTCGACCGACTCGATGTCGCCCTTCGCGGGGACAACGTGTTGGCTGCACTGCCGGCTCGTTTTCTCTTCGGCGTCGACGACGGGCGCGGCGACGTGCTGGCCGAGGCACCCGACGTCGGCGTCGTCGCGGTCGACAGCGAGCATCTCGACCTCGTGGTCGCCGGAAACACCACCGGCCGGCAGGTCACAGCAGGTCGCGCGGCCGCGACGATGCTCGATGTGGCTCACGCGTTTCTCACCGACCGTGCGGACGAGTGGCGAGTACAGGACCTTGATGCTTCGCCGTCGATCACAGAATTGCTCGAAGGTCTTCCCCGAACTCGACCGCATACCCCGCCTACCCCGCCGTCGGAGCCGCTGGTGGGGTGGCTCGCGCAGGACGACGACCTCATCTCGTTGGGTTCGGTGGTGCCTCACGGTCGATTGTCTGCGCGCATCGCAGAGTTCCTTGCCGCCATCGAGCGCGACATCTACCTCACGCCGCGCAAGGAAATCCTCGTCTGTGATCTGACGGATGGAATGGCGGACACGGTGGTGCGGGTGCTGGCCCCCATGGGTCTGATCTTCGATGCAACGTCGCCGTGGACGCGGGTGAGCGCCTGCTCTGGATTGCCGGGATGCGACAAATCGCATGCCGATGTGCGCGGGGATCTCGAGCAATATCTGGCGATCGGCGACCAGTCCGTTGACAACCGCGAGCACTGGGTGGGCTGCGAACGCGGCTGTGGATCGCCGCACGCTGCTCACATCCGGGTGCAGGCGACCCCGGCGGGGTACGAACGCCGAGCGTTCTGA
- the cobN gene encoding cobaltochelatase subunit CobN, translating into MILLLSTSDTDLLTAKASGADFRLANPSRLLVSEDLPVLLDGADLVVVRILGGRRMWEEGLDAVLAAGLPTVVLSGEQLPDPDLMSLSTVAPGVAADAHNYLAQGGPDNLANLHAFLSDTVLLTGHGFQGPVATAQWGLLERSVPSDTDGRPTIAVLYYRAQHLAGNTAYIHALCDAIEDKGGRALPIFCASLRTAPDDLLAQLAVADALVVTVLAAGGATPATASAGGDDDNWNIEQLARLDVPILQGLCLTSSRESWAANDDGMSPLDVATQVAVPEFDGRIITVPFSFKEIGDDGLPWYRPDAERCARVAGIAVRHGRLRHIPTAQRRIAVMLSAYPTKHARIGNAVGLDTPQSLLRLLEAMRAAGYDIGPEIGDSAVPGLAENDSDKLIHTLIAAGGQDPDWLTEEALAANPIRLSARDYREWFATLPADLQESMIEHWGPAPGELFVDRSANPEGDIVIAAMQFGNIVLMVQPPRGFGENPVAIYHDPDLPPSHHYLACYRWVAAENGFGADAVVHVGKHGNLEWLPGKTLGMSASCGTDAALGDLPMIYPFLVNDPGEGTQAKRRAHATLVDHLIPPMARAESYGDIARLEQLLDEHANISALDPGKLPAIRQQIWTLLQAAKMDHDLGLSERPEEDVFDDMLLHVDGWLCEIKDVQIRDGLHILGQPPTDDVEVDLVLAMLRARQLWGGKQSLPGLREALGLVEDGTAGRGATDDIEAQARELVAACAKSNWDMTTVAEVAAGHPSEVAQILEFAGTEIVPRLRQTDQEIPRILHALDGGFIPAGPSGSPLRGLINVLPTGRNFYSVDPKAVPSKLAWETGRAMADSLLERYLKDHGEYPKSVGLSVWGTSAMRTSGDDIAEVLALLGVMPIWDEASRRVTALDLIEPAELGRPRIDVTVRISGFFRDAFPHVVTILDDAVRMVAALDEPDDVNFVAAHARADIAEHGDVDRATTRIFGSKPGTYGAGLLQLIDSKDWRTDQDLAQVYTAWGGYAYGRGRDGVAAVEDMRSAYRRIAVAAKNTDTREHDIADSDDYFQYHGGMVATVRALTGQDPEAYIGDSTTPDNVRTRTLSEETTRVFRARVVNPRWIGAMQRHGYKGAFEMAATVDYLFGYDATTNVMADWMYEQLTESYVLDEANKDFMTKSNPWALHGIAERLLEAAQRQMWSAPPAEMLNELRRVYLETEGDIEGA; encoded by the coding sequence GTGATCCTGCTGCTGTCCACCTCGGACACCGATCTGCTGACGGCCAAGGCCAGTGGCGCGGACTTCCGATTGGCCAACCCATCGCGACTACTGGTCAGCGAGGATCTGCCGGTCCTGCTCGACGGCGCCGATCTCGTCGTGGTCCGGATCCTCGGTGGCCGACGGATGTGGGAGGAAGGCCTCGACGCCGTTCTCGCCGCGGGGCTGCCCACAGTGGTGCTCTCGGGCGAGCAGCTGCCAGATCCTGACCTGATGTCGTTGTCCACGGTTGCCCCCGGTGTTGCCGCCGACGCGCACAACTACCTCGCCCAAGGCGGGCCGGACAACCTCGCCAACCTCCACGCGTTCCTGTCCGACACCGTCCTGCTGACCGGACACGGCTTCCAGGGTCCCGTCGCGACCGCGCAATGGGGACTGCTCGAGCGTTCGGTGCCATCCGACACCGACGGACGGCCGACCATCGCGGTGCTGTACTACCGGGCTCAGCACCTTGCGGGGAACACGGCGTACATCCATGCCCTGTGTGATGCCATCGAGGACAAGGGCGGCCGTGCCCTGCCGATCTTCTGCGCCTCGCTACGCACTGCTCCCGACGATCTGCTGGCACAACTGGCGGTTGCCGACGCGCTGGTGGTCACCGTCCTTGCGGCCGGAGGAGCCACACCGGCAACGGCGTCCGCCGGTGGCGATGACGACAATTGGAACATCGAGCAGCTCGCACGGCTCGACGTGCCGATCCTGCAGGGCCTGTGCCTGACCTCGTCTCGTGAGAGCTGGGCGGCCAACGACGACGGGATGTCACCGCTCGACGTGGCGACGCAGGTGGCGGTCCCGGAATTCGACGGCCGGATCATCACGGTCCCGTTCTCCTTCAAGGAGATCGGCGACGACGGACTGCCCTGGTACCGACCCGACGCCGAGCGTTGTGCGCGAGTGGCGGGAATCGCAGTGCGGCACGGACGGTTACGGCATATTCCTACCGCACAACGACGTATCGCAGTTATGCTCTCGGCCTATCCCACCAAGCATGCCCGCATCGGCAATGCCGTCGGCCTGGACACGCCCCAGAGTCTGCTGCGGCTTCTCGAGGCCATGCGTGCCGCCGGGTACGACATCGGTCCGGAAATCGGCGACAGCGCCGTACCCGGTTTGGCAGAGAACGATTCGGACAAGCTGATCCACACGCTGATCGCGGCGGGGGGACAAGATCCCGATTGGCTCACCGAGGAAGCATTGGCGGCCAATCCCATTCGTCTGTCGGCGAGGGACTACCGCGAGTGGTTCGCGACGTTGCCCGCCGACCTGCAAGAATCGATGATCGAACACTGGGGGCCTGCTCCGGGCGAGTTGTTCGTCGACCGATCGGCGAATCCCGAAGGCGATATCGTCATCGCGGCAATGCAATTCGGCAACATCGTCCTGATGGTCCAGCCGCCACGCGGATTCGGCGAGAACCCCGTTGCCATCTATCACGATCCCGACCTGCCACCGAGCCACCACTACCTGGCCTGCTATCGGTGGGTTGCCGCAGAGAACGGGTTCGGTGCCGACGCAGTGGTGCACGTCGGCAAACACGGCAACCTCGAGTGGCTGCCCGGCAAGACGCTCGGGATGTCAGCGTCATGTGGAACCGACGCGGCACTGGGCGACCTCCCGATGATCTACCCGTTCCTCGTGAACGACCCTGGCGAGGGCACCCAGGCCAAGCGTCGTGCCCATGCGACGCTGGTCGACCACCTGATCCCGCCGATGGCCCGAGCCGAGAGTTACGGAGACATCGCACGTCTGGAGCAGTTGCTGGACGAGCACGCCAACATCTCCGCGCTCGACCCGGGCAAGTTGCCGGCGATTCGACAGCAGATCTGGACGCTGCTGCAGGCGGCGAAGATGGATCACGACCTGGGGCTGTCCGAACGACCAGAGGAAGACGTCTTCGACGACATGCTGCTGCATGTCGATGGCTGGTTGTGCGAGATCAAGGACGTACAGATCCGCGACGGCCTGCACATCCTCGGCCAGCCGCCGACCGATGACGTCGAAGTGGATCTGGTGCTGGCGATGCTGCGCGCACGTCAGCTCTGGGGCGGGAAACAGAGCCTGCCCGGGCTACGGGAGGCACTCGGTCTGGTCGAGGACGGCACGGCAGGCCGCGGTGCCACCGACGACATCGAAGCCCAGGCACGCGAACTCGTGGCCGCATGCGCGAAGAGCAACTGGGACATGACAACCGTCGCGGAGGTGGCCGCCGGGCACCCCAGCGAGGTTGCCCAGATCCTCGAGTTCGCCGGAACGGAGATCGTTCCACGGCTGCGCCAGACCGACCAGGAGATACCGCGGATACTGCACGCTCTCGACGGCGGTTTCATCCCCGCCGGTCCCAGTGGATCGCCGTTACGCGGCTTGATCAACGTTCTTCCCACCGGCCGAAACTTCTATTCCGTCGACCCCAAGGCGGTCCCGTCCAAGCTCGCGTGGGAGACGGGCCGCGCCATGGCCGACTCACTACTCGAGCGTTACCTCAAAGACCATGGCGAGTACCCGAAGTCGGTCGGGTTGTCGGTGTGGGGGACCAGTGCCATGCGCACATCGGGCGACGACATCGCGGAGGTACTCGCCCTCCTCGGGGTGATGCCGATCTGGGACGAAGCCTCGAGACGGGTCACCGCCCTCGACCTGATCGAGCCCGCCGAACTCGGCCGACCGCGTATCGACGTCACCGTGCGCATCTCCGGATTCTTCCGCGATGCCTTCCCCCATGTCGTGACCATCCTCGACGACGCGGTCCGGATGGTGGCCGCTCTTGATGAACCCGACGATGTGAACTTCGTTGCCGCACACGCCCGGGCAGACATCGCAGAGCACGGTGACGTCGACCGGGCCACGACCCGGATCTTCGGCTCGAAGCCCGGCACCTATGGCGCGGGATTGCTGCAGTTGATCGATTCCAAGGATTGGCGCACCGACCAGGACCTGGCGCAGGTGTACACGGCATGGGGAGGTTACGCGTACGGGCGTGGTCGTGACGGTGTCGCCGCCGTCGAGGACATGCGGTCGGCGTATCGGCGAATTGCGGTGGCCGCCAAGAACACCGACACCCGCGAGCACGACATCGCCGATTCGGACGACTACTTCCAGTATCACGGCGGTATGGTCGCAACCGTTCGCGCTCTGACCGGACAGGACCCGGAGGCGTATATCGGGGACAGCACCACGCCCGACAATGTGCGCACGCGCACCCTGTCCGAGGAGACGACACGGGTTTTTCGTGCGAGAGTCGTCAACCCACGGTGGATCGGTGCAATGCAGCGGCACGGGTACAAAGGCGCTTTCGAGATGGCCGCCACCGTGGACTATCTCTTCGGTTACGACGCCACCACCAACGTGATGGCCGACTGGATGTACGAGCAGCTCACGGAGTCCTATGTCCTCGACGAGGCCAACAAGGACTTCATGACCAAATCCAACCCGTGGGCGCTGCACGGCATCGCCGAGCGACTGCTGGAAGCGGCCCAACGCCAGATGTGGTCTGCGCCGCCGGCGGAGATGCTCAACGAACTGCGCCGCGTGTACCTGGAGACCGAGGGTGACATCGAGGGCGCCTGA
- a CDS encoding FxsA family protein has protein sequence MKFALFLLYVAIEIAAFVGLCYAIGFGWTLLLVVATVIGGFWLLRRQGAKTLANLRDAGRNAAGGSPVDPASSSAPVADTALLAAATILMIIPGLVSSAVGILLLLKPIRVLLRPMVIAVGTRKVVSAMEKNYARYGRGMAGVTVVDGQVIDSSGAGTTGTTGFDPARPELRKPYNEL, from the coding sequence ATGAAGTTCGCACTCTTCTTGCTCTATGTGGCGATCGAGATCGCCGCGTTCGTCGGACTCTGTTACGCCATCGGCTTCGGCTGGACACTGCTACTGGTGGTCGCAACGGTCATCGGCGGGTTCTGGTTGCTGCGTCGTCAGGGTGCCAAGACCCTCGCCAATCTGCGCGACGCCGGACGCAACGCAGCAGGTGGCAGCCCCGTCGATCCGGCCAGCTCATCAGCACCCGTTGCCGACACCGCACTGCTGGCCGCGGCGACAATCCTCATGATCATCCCCGGCCTGGTGTCGAGTGCCGTCGGCATCCTCTTGCTACTCAAGCCCATTCGCGTTCTGTTGCGGCCCATGGTCATCGCCGTGGGCACACGCAAGGTGGTCAGCGCCATGGAGAAGAACTACGCACGGTATGGGCGCGGCATGGCAGGAGTCACCGTGGTGGACGGCCAGGTCATCGATAGCTCCGGTGCGGGAACCACGGGAACCACCGGCTTCGACCCGGCACGTCCCGAACTCCGCAAGCCCTACAACGAGCTCTGA
- a CDS encoding amidohydrolase, which translates to MESQLLIGGHIYTPSAPDATAMAVANGTIVWVGSDHVGRTLHPDAQVIHLDGALVAPAFVDSHVHLTSAGLALRGLDLSDAVSRDDCLEQIRRYAAEHTDTDLIWGLGWDESTWPDLTCPSTAEVDAVVGNRPVYLARIDEHSAVVSTALRARADGLVGSHGYDEQGPLTADAHHRVRAAARMLLSANGRHRAQRAALDDAAAHGIVAVHENGGPDISGRDDFLSLAHLDHPVEIRRYWGEAVTDSEHARALQTETAAHGLGGDLFIDGAIGSHTALLREPYSDADTHGVCYLDEDTVTTHLRACTTAGIQSGFHVIGDGAMDVVVNAFREVAAEFGGPAMARLGHRIEHAEMITGDQATTLAACGVIASMQPLFDALWGGPGQLYEQRLGPDRGRSLNNFAQLAKAGVGLAFSSDAPVTSMRPWEAIAAAAHHNNPSSAISVRAAFAAVTRGAWRAGGHRDGVAGTLVPGAPADYAVWDVDNLVVAGSADPAVARWSTDPRSRVPALPDLSAGSRLPECIRTVRAGVTIYDRAGL; encoded by the coding sequence GTGGAGAGTCAATTGCTGATCGGTGGCCATATCTACACCCCGAGTGCCCCCGACGCGACAGCCATGGCAGTTGCGAACGGCACCATCGTCTGGGTGGGTTCGGATCATGTCGGCCGTACCCTGCACCCCGACGCGCAGGTGATCCATCTCGACGGCGCACTGGTGGCGCCCGCCTTCGTCGACTCGCACGTGCACTTGACGTCGGCCGGTCTGGCTCTGCGTGGCCTGGACCTCAGTGACGCCGTGAGCCGGGACGACTGTCTCGAACAGATCCGCCGGTACGCCGCCGAACACACCGACACCGACCTGATCTGGGGCCTGGGTTGGGATGAATCGACGTGGCCGGATCTGACCTGCCCCTCAACAGCCGAAGTGGATGCCGTGGTCGGCAATCGACCGGTGTATTTGGCACGCATCGACGAACACTCGGCCGTGGTGTCCACTGCGCTGCGGGCTCGGGCCGACGGTTTGGTCGGCAGTCACGGTTATGACGAGCAGGGACCGCTGACCGCCGACGCCCACCACCGGGTTCGTGCCGCGGCCCGGATGTTGTTGAGCGCCAATGGCCGACATCGCGCCCAGCGTGCTGCTCTCGACGATGCAGCCGCCCACGGCATCGTGGCGGTCCACGAGAACGGCGGCCCGGACATCAGCGGACGCGACGACTTCCTGTCACTGGCCCACCTCGACCACCCCGTCGAGATCCGTCGATACTGGGGCGAAGCCGTCACCGACTCCGAGCACGCCCGTGCTCTGCAGACCGAGACGGCCGCACACGGCCTCGGTGGCGACCTCTTCATCGACGGGGCCATCGGGTCGCACACCGCGCTGCTCCGAGAGCCCTACAGCGACGCCGACACCCACGGCGTCTGCTACCTCGACGAAGACACGGTCACCACTCATCTACGTGCTTGCACCACTGCCGGTATCCAGTCGGGCTTCCACGTGATCGGCGATGGCGCGATGGACGTGGTGGTCAATGCGTTCCGCGAAGTGGCGGCGGAGTTCGGCGGTCCGGCGATGGCCCGATTGGGACACCGCATCGAGCACGCGGAGATGATCACCGGTGACCAGGCCACCACTCTTGCTGCCTGCGGCGTCATCGCCAGTATGCAGCCATTGTTCGACGCCCTCTGGGGTGGCCCGGGCCAGTTGTACGAGCAGCGGCTCGGCCCTGATCGTGGCCGCTCACTCAACAACTTCGCCCAGTTGGCCAAGGCGGGCGTCGGCCTCGCCTTCAGCTCGGATGCACCGGTGACCTCGATGCGTCCGTGGGAGGCAATCGCTGCGGCCGCGCATCACAACAACCCGTCCAGCGCCATCTCCGTCCGAGCAGCTTTTGCAGCGGTCACCCGAGGGGCGTGGCGGGCCGGCGGTCACCGCGACGGTGTGGCCGGAACCCTCGTTCCCGGCGCGCCCGCCGACTACGCCGTCTGGGATGTGGACAACCTGGTGGTTGCCGGATCGGCTGATCCGGCAGTGGCCCGCTGGTCCACCGACCCGCGGTCGCGGGTACCTGCACTTCCCGACCTCAGTGCAGGCAGCCGGCTCCCGGAGTGCATTCGTACTGTGAGGGCAGGCGTGACGATCTACGACCGGGCGGGGCTGTGA
- the lnt gene encoding apolipoprotein N-acyltransferase, which translates to MTTAIAPGESEGGTIARLRDATQRPWVIRTAVSALGGVLMWAAFPPRDLWFLGILSLALLAAALRGVVRFREGFWYGFVFGLGFFLPLLPWIGVYVGPLPWVALAVVMSLYTGLFGVIACRTTTWPAAPLWFAIMWVTVEWARSSFPFGGFPWGRTAFGQVGGPMLSLASIGGAPLVSFSVALTGAALTAVIGAVIRRPVRWQTVVPALVLALITPIVAAALWPSVDGRNSSDDEITVAAIQGNVPRLGLDFNDQRRAVLDNHVRETFRLAAAVDAGDAARPDIVVWPENASDIDPTANEDAAEEITAASAAVGAPILVGTLVRNADGRPTNTVLVWDGRRDSGDQIRGRYDKQIIQPFGEYLPWRSFFTLFSSYAEQAGNFRAGTGPGVVAVETTGRQSVTVGVSTCWEIAFDRSARKAVQSGAQFLSVPTNNATFGRTQMTYQQLAMSQLRAVEHGRAVVVAATSGVSAIIAPDGHTSSRSGFFEPATLEGTIPLHTGETIATKIGPWPERLAVLLGVCAFLFLLAPGIRFRGWSKEEHGDGA; encoded by the coding sequence GTGACGACGGCAATCGCGCCAGGGGAGTCCGAGGGCGGAACGATCGCCCGGCTCCGAGACGCGACGCAGCGGCCATGGGTGATCCGCACCGCCGTCAGTGCGCTCGGAGGAGTGCTCATGTGGGCCGCATTCCCGCCGCGCGATCTCTGGTTCCTGGGCATCCTGTCGCTGGCGTTGCTGGCCGCCGCGCTCAGAGGCGTTGTTCGATTCCGCGAGGGATTCTGGTACGGATTCGTCTTCGGCCTCGGGTTCTTTCTCCCGCTGCTGCCGTGGATCGGGGTGTACGTGGGGCCGCTCCCGTGGGTGGCGTTGGCAGTGGTGATGTCGCTCTACACCGGGTTGTTCGGCGTGATCGCCTGCCGTACCACCACCTGGCCTGCGGCACCGTTGTGGTTCGCGATCATGTGGGTCACCGTCGAGTGGGCACGTTCATCATTCCCATTTGGCGGGTTTCCCTGGGGTCGTACAGCTTTCGGCCAAGTCGGTGGGCCGATGCTGTCGCTCGCCTCGATCGGGGGCGCACCTCTGGTGTCGTTCTCGGTGGCTTTGACGGGGGCAGCGCTGACCGCAGTGATCGGCGCGGTGATCCGACGGCCGGTCAGATGGCAGACCGTGGTGCCGGCCCTGGTGCTCGCGCTCATCACACCGATTGTCGCGGCCGCCCTGTGGCCCTCTGTGGACGGCCGAAACAGTTCGGACGACGAGATCACCGTTGCCGCGATTCAGGGCAACGTCCCCCGGCTGGGCCTCGACTTCAACGATCAGCGTCGGGCGGTTCTGGACAACCACGTACGCGAGACCTTCCGTCTGGCTGCCGCGGTCGACGCCGGTGACGCCGCCCGTCCCGACATCGTGGTGTGGCCCGAGAACGCCTCGGACATCGACCCCACCGCGAATGAGGATGCAGCCGAAGAGATCACGGCGGCCTCAGCAGCTGTCGGCGCCCCGATCCTGGTGGGCACGCTCGTCCGGAACGCTGACGGACGCCCGACGAACACCGTGCTGGTGTGGGACGGACGGCGCGATTCCGGAGACCAGATACGTGGCCGGTATGACAAGCAGATCATCCAGCCATTCGGCGAATACCTGCCGTGGCGAAGCTTCTTCACCCTCTTCTCCTCGTATGCCGAGCAGGCAGGTAATTTCCGCGCGGGCACCGGCCCAGGTGTTGTCGCCGTCGAGACCACCGGTCGGCAGAGCGTGACCGTGGGGGTGTCGACGTGTTGGGAGATCGCGTTCGACCGTTCGGCACGTAAGGCGGTGCAATCGGGGGCCCAGTTCCTCTCGGTACCGACGAACAACGCCACCTTCGGGCGCACGCAGATGACCTACCAACAGTTGGCGATGTCACAGCTGCGGGCCGTCGAGCACGGGCGCGCCGTGGTGGTGGCAGCAACCAGCGGTGTGAGCGCGATCATCGCGCCCGACGGTCATACCAGCTCACGCAGCGGGTTCTTCGAACCCGCGACCCTGGAGGGCACGATTCCGTTGCACACAGGCGAGACCATCGCCACGAAAATCGGGCCGTGGCCCGAGCGATTGGCCGTACTCTTGGGCGTCTGCGCCTTTTTGTTCCTGCTGGCGCCAGGCATTAGGTTCAGGGGATGGTCAAAGGAGGAGCATGGTGACGGAGCCTGA
- a CDS encoding polyprenol monophosphomannose synthase, which translates to MVTEPEHNSQAARPVGADGAGTLVIIPTFNEIENLPLIVKRVHAAQPAVHILIVDDSSPDGTGELADKLAATDGADRIHVMHRTVKDGLGAAYIAGFKWGLARDYTVLVEMDADGSHAPEQLHRLLDRLNEGADLVIGSRYVPGGTVVNWPRRREILSRGGNVYSRLALGVKIKDITGGFRAYRRHVLETLDLSSIESHGYCFQVDLGWRTVQAGFDVAEVPITFTERELGESKMSGSIVREAAFKVPRWGLAHRMAKLRRK; encoded by the coding sequence ATGGTGACGGAGCCTGAGCACAACTCGCAGGCTGCGCGGCCGGTCGGGGCCGACGGGGCGGGCACCCTGGTGATCATCCCGACGTTCAACGAGATCGAGAACCTGCCGTTGATCGTCAAGCGTGTGCACGCAGCGCAGCCCGCAGTGCACATCCTGATCGTCGACGACAGCAGTCCCGACGGCACCGGCGAACTCGCCGACAAGCTGGCGGCAACCGACGGCGCTGACCGCATCCACGTGATGCACCGCACCGTGAAAGACGGTCTCGGCGCCGCCTACATCGCCGGCTTCAAGTGGGGCCTGGCTCGCGACTACACCGTCTTGGTGGAGATGGATGCCGATGGCAGTCATGCTCCGGAGCAGTTGCATCGATTGCTCGACCGCCTCAACGAGGGTGCGGACCTGGTGATCGGGTCTCGGTACGTTCCGGGAGGAACGGTGGTCAATTGGCCGCGGCGACGCGAGATCCTCTCGCGGGGTGGCAATGTCTACTCGAGGCTGGCGCTCGGGGTCAAGATCAAAGACATCACCGGAGGATTCCGCGCGTACCGCCGCCATGTGCTGGAAACGCTCGACCTGTCGTCGATCGAATCGCACGGCTACTGCTTCCAGGTGGACCTCGGGTGGCGAACGGTCCAGGCCGGGTTCGATGTGGCCGAAGTACCCATCACGTTTACCGAGCGCGAGCTGGGGGAGTCGAAGATGAGCGGAAGCATCGTCCGAGAGGCGGCCTTCAAGGTCCCTCGCTGGGGACTGGCCCACCGGATGGCCAAGCTCCGCCGGAAATGA
- a CDS encoding RNA polymerase-binding protein RbpA, which translates to MADRVLRGSRLGAVSYETDRDHDLAPRRIVQYRTDNGEIFDVPFADDAEIPSTWPCKNGMEGTILEGAEPEEKKVKPPRTHWDMLLERRSEEELEVLLAERLDLLKARRRGAS; encoded by the coding sequence ATGGCAGATCGAGTCCTACGCGGCAGCCGTCTCGGAGCGGTGAGCTACGAGACCGATCGCGATCATGACCTTGCTCCCCGGCGCATCGTCCAGTACCGCACCGACAATGGTGAGATCTTCGACGTCCCGTTCGCGGATGACGCCGAGATCCCGTCGACGTGGCCGTGCAAGAACGGTATGGAAGGCACCATTCTGGAAGGTGCCGAGCCCGAGGAGAAGAAGGTCAAGCCGCCGCGTACCCACTGGGACATGCTGCTCGAACGTCGGAGCGAAGAGGAGCTCGAGGTGTTGCTCGCCGAGCGCCTGGACCTGCTCAAAGCTCGTCGGCGGGGCGCCAGCTAG